The DNA sequence ACTCCTGCTCACATCCGTGCATTTTCAGATGAATTAAAAGGATCTCCTCCTTTAGAGAAAAAGGAAGTCAGGGAACCAAAGGCTAAAATTCGGATTATGCCAAAAGAGGCCCAAAGGGATCTTCCCCCGCTCCAGGATCTTGTGAAAAAGAGACAGTCAGTCATCGTTGAATTGGATCCTCCAAGGAAATTGGAAACGGATAAATTTTTTGCCGGGGCCAAGGCTCTTCAAGACGCAGGCATTGACGCAATTACACTTGCCGATAATTCGCTTGCATCCCCCCGGATCTCAAATGAAGCACTCGGCTATTTGGCAAAGAACAGGCTGGGGCTTCGTCCGCTCATTCACCTGACGTGCAGGGACAGGAATATCATTGGGCTGCAATCCCATTTAATGGGCCTTCATACACTGGGACTCCATGATATTCTTGCCATTACCGGAGATCCTGCAAGGGTCGGCGATTTTCCCGGCGCATCTTCCGTATATGATATGTCCTCCTTCGAGCTGATTCAGATGATCAAGCAGCTGAATGAAGGCCGCTCGATTTCAGGCAAGGATCTTGGACAAAAAGCTGCATTTTCTGTTGCTGCTGCCTTTAACCCAAATGTCCGTTCTCTTGAGAAGGCAGTTCAGAGGCTCGAAAAAAAGGCGGAGTGCGGAGCGGATTATTTTATTACCCAGCCTGTATTTTCGGAAGAGAAGCTTATGGAAATATATGAGGCTACCAAACATATGGAACAGCCGATCTATATCGGCCTCATGCCTCTGACGAGCAGCAGGAATGCTGATTTCCTTCATAATGAGGTGCCGGGCATCAAAATATCCGACAAAATCAGGGAACGTATGAACAGCCTGAAAGATGACCCCCTCCAGTCAGTCCGCGAAGGGATCAGCATAAGCAAAGAGCTGATTGATGCAGCAGCAGAGCTGTTCAATGGCATCTATTTAATCACCCCGTTTATGAAGTATGAACTGACAGCGGAGCTTGCCGCATATGCGCGCAGCGAGAAGCTGAAGACAGCCAGGAGGAGCAGGAATGCCAAAGATTTCTCTATCTGAAAGAATGAATAATAAAATCCTGATCATGGATGGCGCCATGGGAACGATGCTGCAGAGAGCTGATCTTTCTGCTGAAGATTTTGGCGGCGAACAGTATGATGGCTGCAATGAATACTTGAATCTTACAGCACCGGGGGTTATTAAAGAAATCCACCTTGCCTATCTTAAGGCCGGTGCCGATATAATTGAAACCAATACTTTCGGGGCCACAAGCATTGTCCTTGATGAATACAGCCTTAAAGAAAAAGCCTATGAAATCAACAGAACTGCTTCTTTGATTGCAAGGAAAGCGGCTGATCAGATCAGCACTCCTTCATGGCCGCGTTTTGTTGCCGGATCTATGGGACCTACTACAAAAACACTTAGTGTCACAGGAGGAACGACATTTGAAGAGCTGTCATTGTCATATGAGGAACAAGCCTGCGGATTAATTGATGGCAAAGCGGACCTCCTCCTTCTTGAGACCAGCCAGGATATGCTCAACGTGAAAGCAGGATATATCGGGATACAAAATGCCTTCAAAAAAACCGGCATCACTCTCCCCCTTATTGTTTCAGGTACAATTGAACCTATGGGGACGACACTCGCGGGCCAGCCAATTGAAGCTTTTTATATTTCCCTAGAGCATATGAAACCGCTGGCTGTCGGCCTTAATTGCGCTACAGGACCTGAATTTATGCAGGAGCATATCAGGTCATTATCTTCGCTTGCAGATGCTGCTGTCAGCTGTTATCCAAACGCCGGGCTGCCTGATGAAGAAGGGCGCTACCACGAAACACCTGAATCGCTCGCAGAAAAGCTTGCAGGGTTTGCCTCACAGGGCTGGCTGAACATCGTCGGCGGGTGCTGCGGAACTACACCGGAGCATATCAAGGCAATTGCAGATAAAATGGAACATTTTGCACCGCGGAAAATCTCTGCAGCATCTGCCCATAAAGTATCAGGCATTGAGCCGCTCATCTATGATGACCCAACCCTCCGCCCCATCATGGTCGGCGAGCGGACAAATGTCATAGGATCCAGGAAGTTCAGAAGACTGATTGCCGAGGGAAAGTTTGAAGAAGCGTCAGAAGTCGCGAGGGCACAGGTCAAGAATGGCGCCCATGTTATTGATATATGCCTTGCTGACCCTGATCGGGATGAACTGGAAGATATGGAAAATTTCATTAAAGAAGTAACTAAAAAAGTAAAAGCACCGATTGTAATAGATTCTACAGATGAGAAAGTTATAGAAAAAGCCCTTATTTACCTGCAGGGAAAATCCGTGATCAACTCTATCAATCTGGAGGATGGCGAAGAAAGATTTGAGGCTATTGCCCCTCTTATACGCCTGTACGGGGCAGCAGTGGTAGTCGGAACCATAGATGAGAAAGGCATGGGAGTGAGTGCAGATAGAAAGCTTGAAATTGCTTCCCGCTCCTATACCCTTCTGGTTGAAAAATAT is a window from the Bacillus infantis NRRL B-14911 genome containing:
- a CDS encoding bifunctional homocysteine S-methyltransferase/methylenetetrahydrofolate reductase, translated to MSLLDKMEKEIIIADGAMGTLLYSYGTDFCFEELNVSQPGHIQNIHQAYIDAGATLIQTNTYAANYLKLQRYGLEDHVKEINSAAVTVARKAAGNHAFVAGTIGGNRGIKPHSISIEEIKRSFREQLYCLLMEGVDAILLETYYDLKELETVLSIARKETALPLIAQVSLQETGIMQDHTPISEALSRLDALGADIVGLNCRLGPHHMLLTLEEVPLPQKAYLSAYPNASLPAYTDGKFHYEGDAEYFRQSAKAFRNQGVRLLGGCCGTTPAHIRAFSDELKGSPPLEKKEVREPKAKIRIMPKEAQRDLPPLQDLVKKRQSVIVELDPPRKLETDKFFAGAKALQDAGIDAITLADNSLASPRISNEALGYLAKNRLGLRPLIHLTCRDRNIIGLQSHLMGLHTLGLHDILAITGDPARVGDFPGASSVYDMSSFELIQMIKQLNEGRSISGKDLGQKAAFSVAAAFNPNVRSLEKAVQRLEKKAECGADYFITQPVFSEEKLMEIYEATKHMEQPIYIGLMPLTSSRNADFLHNEVPGIKISDKIRERMNSLKDDPLQSVREGISISKELIDAAAELFNGIYLITPFMKYELTAELAAYARSEKLKTARRSRNAKDFSI